Part of the Kitasatospora cineracea genome is shown below.
GAACAGCGGCAAGTGCCTGGAGATCGCGGACTGGGGCACCGCCAACGGGGCATCGGCCCGGCAGTGGTCCTGCACCGGCGGCGCCAACCAGAAGTGGCTCTGGACGCACATCCCGGGCACCGGCTACACCCTGCGCAACGTGAACAGCGGCAAGTGCCTGGACACGCCCGGCAACACCAACGGTGTCCGTATCCAGCAGTGGGACTGCTGGAACGGCGACAACCAGATCTGGTACGGCTTCGCGGTCGGCAGCGGCCCGGCCCCCGTCGACTACTAGCCAGCGCCCGGTACCGCCGACCGGACCTCGTGACCGGTGACGGCCCGACACACCTCGCCGGCCGCCCGCGCCCGCCGCGGCCGGCGAGCACCGGGAAAACCACCGCCCCCGCCTCCGCGTCCGCCCGGAACGGGGGCGGTGGCATTCCCCGGATGCCGGGAACTGCTGCTCTGCCCCGTCGGGCCCGGCCGCCCGCCCCGGAGGCGCACGGCGGCGACGGCCCGTGCGCCGTGGCGGGAACCGGTGCGGTGGCCGAGCAGGTGTGCCCCGCGTGGCATGAGGTCCTCCGGCTCCCGCTGCTGTCCGGGAAGCCCGCAAAGGCTCAAATGGTCCTCAATTTTTAGAGGATAATTTGCATTAGGGGTTACGAATCCAAGGCATTGCGTATGAGCTTCCATGCATTGCGCGCAACCACCCTCGCGTCGCGCAGAGAGGCAGCAGAAGACGGATGACCACCCACACCCCCCTCTCCCCAGCGGAAGACCCCACCGGGACGCCGGGTCCGGACCACCTCAAGGCCGGGCTGAAGAACCGCCACCTGTCCATGATCGCGATCGGCGGCGTGATCGGCGCCGGCCTGTTCGTCGGCTCCGGCGCCGGCATCGCCGCGACCGGCCCGGGCATCCTGCTCTCCTACACGCTGGCCGGTGCGCTGGTGGTGCTGGTGATGCGGATGCTCGGCGAGATGGCCGCGGCCGACCCGCAGTCCGGCTCGTTCTCGGCGTACGCCGACCGCGCGCTCGGCCGGTGGGCCGGCTTCACGATCGGCTGGCTGTACTGGTTCTTCTGGGTCGTCGTGCTCGCCGTCGAGGCGACCGCGGGCGCGAAGATCCTGCACAACTGGATGCCCGGCGTCCCGCAGTGGGGCTTCGCGCTGATCGTGATGGCGGTGCTGACCGCGACCAACCTGTCCTCGGTCTCCTCGTACGGCGAGTTCGAGTTCTGGTTCGCCGGCATCAAGGTGGTGGCGATCGGTGCCTTCCTCGTGGTCGGCGCGCTCGCGGTGTTCGGCGTGCTGCCGGGGACCCGCGCGGTCGGCGCGGACAACCTGCTGCACCACGGCGGCTTCCTGCCGCACGGCGTCGGCGCGGTCTTCACCGGCATGCTCACCGTGGTCTTCGCCTTCATGGGCAGCGAGATCGTCACCCTGGCGGCCGGCGAGTCGCCCGACCCCGCCCGCGCGGTGGCCAAGGCCACCAACAGCGTGATCTGGCGGATCGGCGTCTTCTACCTGGGCTCCGTCCTGATCGTCGTCACCCTGCTGCCCTGGGACTCCGCGGACGTCACCTCCAGCCCCTACGTCGCCGTGCTGAAGCACGTCGGACTGCCCGGCGCCGCGCCGCTGATGGACTTCATCGTGCTCACCGCGGTGCTGTCGTGCCTCAACTCCGGGATGTACACGGCCTCCCGGATGGCCTTCTCGCTGGGCAGGCGCGGCGACGCGCCCAAGGCGTTCGCCCGGGTCACCGGCCGCGGCGTGCCGCGGACCGCGATCCTCGCGTCGGTGGTCTTCGGCTTCGTCGCGGTGTTCTTCAACTACACCTCCCCGAAGACGGTGTTCAGCTTCCTGCTGAACTCCTCCGGGGCGGTGGCGCTCTTCGTCTGGCTGGTGATCTGCGTGTCGCAGCTGCGGCTGCGCCGGATCCTGGAGCGCGAGACGCCGGAGAAGCTGACGGTGCGGATGTGGCTCTACCCGTACCTGACGTGGGTCACCATCGGCCTGGTCGTCTTCGTTCTCGGCTACATGTTCACCACCGCCGATGGCCGCCAGCAGATGGTCCTCTCGCTCGTCGCCGCCGCCGTGGTGCTGGTCGCCGCGCAGATCGTCGGCCTCCGCCGCCGGGCCGCCGCCCGCGACTGATCCGGGCGCCGCACCCGCGGCACCCGCGACGGCATCCGCGACGGCACCCACCGGCGAGCGGGTGCCGTCCGGGTCCGTCCGCTCCACCGACACGGGACACGGGCCGACGGGCCGACACACCGACGTGCCCGGAACCTCAGCCTTCCCGTTCGCGCCGCCGTCCCGCACCGGCCCGCAGGGTCCGGCGCCGCCGCGGCCTCCGCGGTCGGGACGAGCGGGTCGAGAGGACCGTGGGCGCCTGCCGTGCCACGCCCTGACCGATCGCCAGCGCGAGGGAGAGCACCTCCACGCCCGCCGCGACCGCTGCGATCCGGAACTGCCGGGCACCGGTGGACGGCGTACCCACGAGCACCGGGACCTTCCCCCGCGGGTCCACGGTGACGGTGACGACCTGACCCGCCTTCAGCCCGTCCGCGTCCACCCCGCCGCCGGGAATCGGCCGACCCGAGAGATCGGCCAGAAGGGCACGGCGGGTCGGTGCCTCCGTCCCACCGTCGACCGAGTACACCGAGGTCACCGTCGCCCGCTCCACCGTGCCGCGGGCGTGGAGCGCCCGCTGGTTCAGGCCGGAGCAGGTCAGGTAGGCGACCGTCATCGCGGCGACGGGCACCGCGACCACCGCCACGACGCCCCATCCCCGGGGGACCTCCATGTCCGGCACCAGCCCCACCAGGAGGCAGAACACCAGGAAGAGGAGCAGCGGAAACCCGAACAGCGCCACGAACGCGTTCTGCGTGACGTACATCAGAACGCCGGTGCCGACCTCGACGCCCGGGAACACCACCGAACAGAGCACCAGGAGCACGACCACAAGGCCGACCCGCCGACCCCACCGTGCTGTACGACCTGCCATGGCCCACCCCCCGATCGCCCGCACCCAGTCAACAACCCACGACTGACATCTGCGGCGGCGGCCGGACCGCCCGGTCGGCCCGTTCGGTTCGGTCGGCCCCACGAAGAACGGAGCCCTCGCGCAGCCGAGCCGCCTCAGACCTGTTCGCGGGGCACGGGCATCGCCCAGCGGATCGCCCGCACCACGGCCAGGCCGGGCGGACGGACCGCCGCGGCGCTGAGGGGATCGGACGGCAGGCCCAGCAGGGCGCGGTGCTCCGGGGCCGGCAGGCCCGTGGCGGCCGCGGCCAGCGCGCCGTAGGCGGGACGCACGAACAGGGGGAGGGGCGGGTGGAACAGCAGGAAGCGGACGGCGGCCCGGGCCTCGGCCGTCCTGGCCAACTCCGGCCGGTAGGAGCGCAGGACGGCGGCGAGGGCCGCGCGGTCGCGGGGCGGGTCCGGCACACCGAGGGCGGAGGCCACCTCGGCGGTGTCCGCCACGTAGGCGTCGCAGCCCGCGGCGTCCAACGGCCGGGCCCCGTAGACCTGGTGGGCCCGCAGGAAGCTGTCGGTCTCCGCCGCGTGCACCCAGGCCAGCAGGTGCGGGTCGTCGGCACGGTACCGGCGACCGCTCGCCGTGGTGCCGCGGATCCGGGCGTGCACGGCGCGGACCCGGTCCACCGCGGCCCGGGCGTCCTCGGCGGTGCCGAAGGTGGTGACGGCGAGGAAGGTGCTGGTGCGCTGGAGCCGCCCCCACGGGTCGCTGCGGTAGCCGGAGTGCGCGGCGACCGCCGCCATGGCGGACGGGTGCAGCGACTGGACCAGCAGCGCGGCCAGCCCGCCGACGAACATCGAGGCGTCACCGTGCACCGTCCGGATCGGCCGGTCCGGGGCGAACCAGCGCACCCCCGGAGTCCCGTGGATGCGCTGCCGCACCGCCGGCCCGTCCGGCCCGGCCACCCTCGCGAACAGCGCCGCCCCCAGCCGCTCCCGCAGCCCGACCCGCTCCCGCACCCCGCCCGACGACACCCCGTCGCGCTCCACGTCCATGCCCTCCACGGTAGGCGCCGATCCGGACGGCACCAAGCCGCCCACCTGCCCACCTGCCCGCCCGCCGACCGGCCCGACCGGTCAGCGGGCCGGCCGCACCGTCCGCCTACACCCCGTCCCCGTTTCCGTTTCCGTCCCCGGCCCGGGCGATCCGGGCCGCCAGGAAGGCGAACGCCAGGGCCAGTACGGCCTGCACGGTCACGGCGACGGCGAAACCGCGGGACAGCCCGCCGCCGGCACCGCCACCCGCACGGCCGCCGTCCGCCGTCGCGGTGGCCACGGCGTGGAAGAGCCCGCCCAGGAGCGCCACACCCAGGCCGAGGCCGAGTTGCTGCAGCGTGGTGAAGAGCCCGCCGGCGACGCCCGCCGCCCAGGTCGGGGTGCGCGACAGGACCGTGCGCAGGACCGGGCCGTACATCAGGGCCTGGGTGACGCCGAGCAGCACCAGCAGCGGCTGCAGGGCCGCCGGGGCCCCGTCGCGGGTGCCGTCCACGGTGAGGGCGAGACCCAGGAGCACGGCCGCCTGCCCGACGGCCGCGCCCGTCATCGTCCAGCGCCCGGTGCGGCGTTCCACGGTCGGCAGGACGAGGGCGGTGACGACGAACGCCGCGCCGAAGCCGAGCAGCAGCAGGACGGTGCCCCACGCGTCCACGCCGAACGCGCTCTGGGCGAGCGCCGAGAACTCGTACAGGAAGGCCCCGTAGCCGGTGAAGAACAGCAGCGTCATCACCAGGCCCCGGCGCACGGCCGGGGTGCGCAGCACGCCCGGCGGCACGACGGGCAGTTCGCCGCGGCGTTCGGCGGCGCGCTGCGAGCGGGCGAAGACGGCGAGCACCGCGGCGCCCGCGGCCAGCATCACGGACACCGGGGCCGGGCCGCCCGCGGAGGTGCCCAGGGTCAGCGGCACCACGACGAGGAGCAGGCCGGTGCCGAGCAGCGCGGCCCCGCGCAGGTCGAGCGCCAGCGGGGCCGTCGAGCGCGACTCGGGCACGGTGCGCAGGGCGACCAGCGCCGCCGCGCCCAGCGCCCCGGTGAGCACCTGGACCAGCCGCCAGCCCCAGTGCTCACCGGCCGCCTGCGCCACCGCGCCCGCCAGCAGCTGGCCGGTGACGGTGGCGATGCCGCTGACGGCGGCGAACAGCGTGACGCCCAGCGCCCGCAGCCGCCCGGGCGCCGTGGACTGGATGGTGGACAGCACCTGCGGGGTGAACAGCCCGGCGGCGGCACCCAGCACGGCGCGCAGCACCACCAGGACGGCCAGGTTCGGCGCGAGCGCGGCCAGCACCGAGGCCGCGCCGAACGCGCCGACCCCGGCCGCGAGCAGCCGGCGCCGCCCGAACCGGTCACCCAGGCGCCCCGCGACGACGAGGGTCGCGGCGAACGCGGTGGTGTACGCGGACAGCACGAGCTGCCCGCCCGACACGCCCACCCCGAGGTCCGCGGTGATCGCGGGTTCGAGCAGGTTGACCGACCCGAACGTCATGTTCACGGGCAGGTAGGCGAGCAGCAGGACGGCGAGGCCGCCGCCGGTGAGGGCGCGTGCCGGACGCGGCACCGCGGGACGGGCGAGGGAAACGGTCTGTGCGGTCATGACCACGACCCTGCGCCCCCCGTGATCCTGGTACCAGGAGCCTGCCGATACGGGTACCGGCACCACCTGGATCCACCCGCCGCGAGCCGCGACACTGGTGCGGTGACCTCCTCGACGTCCGACCGCAGCGCCCTCGGCGCCTTCCTGCGCGCCCGCCGCGCCCGCCTCACCCCCGGCGACGTGGGCCTGCCCGCGGCCGGCCGCCGCCGCACACCCGGCCTGCGGCGCGAGGAGGTCGCGCAGCTCGCCGGCGTCGGGGTCACCTGGTACACCTGGCTCGAACAGGGCCGGGCCAAGAACGCGTCCGACCAGGTCCTGGACGCGGTCGCGCGCGTCCTGCGCCTGGACGCCGCCGAGCACCGGCACCTGATGGTGCTCGCGGGCCGCGGCACGGCCGCCGAGCCGGGACCGCCGGTGGACCTGCGCCCCGAACAGACCGCCCTGCTGGCCAAACTGCTGCCGTACCCGGCCGCCGTGCAGACCGACTGCTACGACCTGGTCGCGGCCAACCGCACCTACCGCTACCTGTTCGCCGACCTGGACGCGTACCCGGTCGAGGAACGCAACTGCGCCTGGCTGATGTTTACCGAACCGAGCTGGCGCAACAGCCTGCTCGACGAGGACACCGTCCTGCGCGAGATCACCGCGAAGCTCCGCACCCGCCAGCCCGAACACCGCGACGACCCCCGCTGGAACGCCCTGATCACCCGGCTGCGCCAGGAGTCGCCGGACTTCGTGCGGCACTGGGAGTCGTACGAAGTCGTGGGCGACCGCACCCAGCTGCGCCGCTACCAGTCCCCGCGCGTCGGCACCCTCGACGTCCAGTTCCAGAGCCTGTGGCTGGACCGGGCCCGGGACGCCCGGATCGTCGTCATGACCCCCACCGACACCGCCACCACCCAACGCCTGGAACGCCTCGACTCCCTGGTCGGCGCCGCTCCGGCCTGGACCTCCCGCGACGACTCCGCCGACAACGCGGCCACCGGCGCCTGACCCCACCGCCCCGGGCCCCGCTCCCCGCTCCTCGCTCCCCGCCCTCGGCCCCCGGCTCGGTCGGCTCCGGGCGACACCTCGGCAGCACCGATTCCGGTCGCGCCGTCTCTGGGCGCCCGGGCCGCACCGGTCGGTGACCGGAGGCCATCTGCAGGGCGTCGTCCGCACGACCGGGACCGGTGCCGCCACGTGCAGGCCGTCGGGGCGCCTCCGTTCCCGAGCGGGTGGGGGTGCGGGAGGACCCCGGGGGAGTGGCGGGTCCGTCCGTTCGGCGGCCACCCGTGCGGCCGCACCGTTCGGCCGTCGGAGGGCCGGAGGCGGGGCCGTCCGAGGGGATGTCAGCGCGTCGTGGGTTCGTGGA
Proteins encoded:
- a CDS encoding amino acid permease: MTTHTPLSPAEDPTGTPGPDHLKAGLKNRHLSMIAIGGVIGAGLFVGSGAGIAATGPGILLSYTLAGALVVLVMRMLGEMAAADPQSGSFSAYADRALGRWAGFTIGWLYWFFWVVVLAVEATAGAKILHNWMPGVPQWGFALIVMAVLTATNLSSVSSYGEFEFWFAGIKVVAIGAFLVVGALAVFGVLPGTRAVGADNLLHHGGFLPHGVGAVFTGMLTVVFAFMGSEIVTLAAGESPDPARAVAKATNSVIWRIGVFYLGSVLIVVTLLPWDSADVTSSPYVAVLKHVGLPGAAPLMDFIVLTAVLSCLNSGMYTASRMAFSLGRRGDAPKAFARVTGRGVPRTAILASVVFGFVAVFFNYTSPKTVFSFLLNSSGAVALFVWLVICVSQLRLRRILERETPEKLTVRMWLYPYLTWVTIGLVVFVLGYMFTTADGRQQMVLSLVAAAVVLVAAQIVGLRRRAAARD
- a CDS encoding RICIN domain-containing protein yields the protein MALKSRAVAALLGAGLALTVGVPGASADDYHPSALPNTVVIGSAASPHCLEIADWGTADGASARQWSCTGGANQSWRFSGGSLVNVNSGKCLEIADWGTANGASARQWSCTGGANQKWLWTHIPGTGYTLRNVNSGKCLDTPGNTNGVRIQQWDCWNGDNQIWYGFAVGSGPAPVDY
- a CDS encoding oxygenase MpaB family protein; the protein is MDVERDGVSSGGVRERVGLRERLGAALFARVAGPDGPAVRQRIHGTPGVRWFAPDRPIRTVHGDASMFVGGLAALLVQSLHPSAMAAVAAHSGYRSDPWGRLQRTSTFLAVTTFGTAEDARAAVDRVRAVHARIRGTTASGRRYRADDPHLLAWVHAAETDSFLRAHQVYGARPLDAAGCDAYVADTAEVASALGVPDPPRDRAALAAVLRSYRPELARTAEARAAVRFLLFHPPLPLFVRPAYGALAAAATGLPAPEHRALLGLPSDPLSAAAVRPPGLAVVRAIRWAMPVPREQV
- a CDS encoding MFS transporter — protein: MTAQTVSLARPAVPRPARALTGGGLAVLLLAYLPVNMTFGSVNLLEPAITADLGVGVSGGQLVLSAYTTAFAATLVVAGRLGDRFGRRRLLAAGVGAFGAASVLAALAPNLAVLVVLRAVLGAAAGLFTPQVLSTIQSTAPGRLRALGVTLFAAVSGIATVTGQLLAGAVAQAAGEHWGWRLVQVLTGALGAAALVALRTVPESRSTAPLALDLRGAALLGTGLLLVVVPLTLGTSAGGPAPVSVMLAAGAAVLAVFARSQRAAERRGELPVVPPGVLRTPAVRRGLVMTLLFFTGYGAFLYEFSALAQSAFGVDAWGTVLLLLGFGAAFVVTALVLPTVERRTGRWTMTGAAVGQAAVLLGLALTVDGTRDGAPAALQPLLVLLGVTQALMYGPVLRTVLSRTPTWAAGVAGGLFTTLQQLGLGLGVALLGGLFHAVATATADGGRAGGGAGGGLSRGFAVAVTVQAVLALAFAFLAARIARAGDGNGNGDGV
- a CDS encoding helix-turn-helix transcriptional regulator, with protein sequence MTSSTSDRSALGAFLRARRARLTPGDVGLPAAGRRRTPGLRREEVAQLAGVGVTWYTWLEQGRAKNASDQVLDAVARVLRLDAAEHRHLMVLAGRGTAAEPGPPVDLRPEQTALLAKLLPYPAAVQTDCYDLVAANRTYRYLFADLDAYPVEERNCAWLMFTEPSWRNSLLDEDTVLREITAKLRTRQPEHRDDPRWNALITRLRQESPDFVRHWESYEVVGDRTQLRRYQSPRVGTLDVQFQSLWLDRARDARIVVMTPTDTATTQRLERLDSLVGAAPAWTSRDDSADNAATGA